GGTGGCGACTGGGGAGGCATCTTCGGAAGAGCGCTCGGGCGGCAGCCTTTTTTCCCGATTGATGCCTCATCCGCGGCATGGACCGAAGCCTGAGGGGAGACCATGAAACCGATTCAACTGGAGCATATTTGCAAAACCTTTCATCTGGGGGATTCCCGGGTCAAGGCTCTGGACGACGTGAGCCTGACCGTCGAGAAGGGTGAGTTTGCAGCCGTGATCGGGGCCTCCGGCTCGGGCAAGTCGACTTTGATGAATGTGGTCGGTTGTCTCGACCGCGCCGACAGCGGTCGCTATCTGCTGGAGGGGCAGTCGGTGGGCGATATGGATCGACACCGGCTGGCCGATATTCGCAATCAGCGTATCGGATTCGTATTCCAGGGGTTCAATTTATTGGCGCGCACCACCGCACTGGAAAATGTCGTATTGCCGTTGCTCTATTATCGTGGCCATCTAACCGCTGCCGAAGCGCAACAGCGGGCGGTGGAGGCCCTGCATAAAGTAGGGTTGGCCGATCGCATGCATCACGAACCGAATCAGTTGTCCGGTGGCCAACAACAACGTGTCGCCATCGCGCGGGCACTGGTTAACGATCCGGCCATTATTCTGGCCGACGAACCGACCGGGAACCTGGATAGTCGCACGACTCTGGATGTTCTGACTCTGTTCCAGGAGCTCAACGACAGCGGCATCACCATGGTGCTGGTGACCCATGAAGCCGAGGTGGCCGAACACGCCAGGCGCGTGGTCGAAATGCAGGACGGGCGGATACGCAGGGATTTCGAGGTGAACAACCGTCGGCGTGCCGGTACAGTGGCTATTCCCGGAAGTTCGTTGTCATGAAATGGCAAAAACTGGTTGCGGTGGCCTTGCGCAGTCTTACCCGAAATCGTATGCGCAGTCTGTTGACCATGCTGGGCATTATCATCGGTGTGGGATCCGTCATCGCCCTGGTGGCCCTGGGCGAAGGGTCGCAGGCTGATATCGCGGCTGAAATAGATTCCATGGGTACCAACCTCATTATCGTTGTACCCGAAAGTGCCG
This DNA window, taken from Syntrophotalea carbinolica DSM 2380, encodes the following:
- a CDS encoding ABC transporter ATP-binding protein yields the protein MKPIQLEHICKTFHLGDSRVKALDDVSLTVEKGEFAAVIGASGSGKSTLMNVVGCLDRADSGRYLLEGQSVGDMDRHRLADIRNQRIGFVFQGFNLLARTTALENVVLPLLYYRGHLTAAEAQQRAVEALHKVGLADRMHHEPNQLSGGQQQRVAIARALVNDPAIILADEPTGNLDSRTTLDVLTLFQELNDSGITMVLVTHEAEVAEHARRVVEMQDGRIRRDFEVNNRRRAGTVAIPGSSLS